From the genome of Nicotiana sylvestris chromosome 2, ASM39365v2, whole genome shotgun sequence, one region includes:
- the LOC104239553 gene encoding aspartic proteinase-like isoform X1 produces MEYQRFWVMNSIQVNMGAKAFLVAMFLSALLFPFASSSNDGLMRIGLKKMKFDQNNRLAARIESKEGDVLRGSIRKYNFRGKLGDFEDTDIVALKNYMDAQYFGEIGVGTPPQKFTVIFDTGSSNLWVPSSKCYFSVPCFFHSKYKSSESSTYKKNGKSAAIQYGSGAISGFFSQDNVKVGDLVVTDQEFIEATREPSVTFLVAKFDGILGLGFQEISVGNAVPVWYNMVKQGLIKDPVFSFWLNRNTEEEQGGEIVFGGVDPNHYKGEITYVPVTQKGYWQFDMGDVLIDGKATGYCESGCSAIADSGTSLLAGPTAIITMINQAIGASGVASQQCKSVVEQYGQTIMDLLLAEAHPKKICSQVGVCTFDGNRGVSMGIDSVVDEKAGRSTGLQDGMCSACEMAVIWMENQLRQNQTQDRILNYVNELCERLPSPLGESAVDCGKLSSMPKVSFTIGGKVFDLSPNEYILKVGEGAKAQCISGFTGLDIPPPRGPLWILGDIFMGRYHTVFDYGKLRVGFAEAA; encoded by the exons ATGGAATATCAGAGGTTTTGGG TGATGAACTCAATACAGGTCAATATGGGAGCAAAAGCATTTCTTGTTGCTATGTTTCTCTCAGCACTGTTATTTCCTTTTGCCTCCTCATCCAATGATGGCTTGATGAGAATTGGcttgaaaaaaatgaaatttgatcaaaATAATCGGCTTGCTGCACGCATTGAGTCAAAGGAAGGGGATGTTTTGAGGGGGTCGATTAGGAAGTATAACTTCCGTGGTAAACTGGGGGACTTTGAGGATACAGACATTGTAGCATTGAAGAACTATATGGATGCTCAATACTTTGGGGAGATTGGTGTAGGCACTCCACCTCAGAAGTTCACTGTAATCTTTGACACAGGTAGCTCGAATTTGTGGGTGCCGTCGTCGAAGTGCTATTTCTCT GTTCCCTGTTTCTTTCATTCCAAGTACAAATCAAGTGAATCAAGTACTTATAAGAAGAATG GGAAGTCTGCTGCAATTCAGTATGGTAGTGGAGCTATTTCTGGATTCTTCAGTCAAGATAACGTCAAAGTTGGTGACCTTGTTGTAACAGATCAG GAATTTATTGAGGCAACCAGAGAACCCAGCGTGACATTTTTGGTAGCCAAGTTTGACGGTATATTGGGTCTTGGATTCCAGGAGATTTCAGTTGGAAATGCTGTTCCAGTGTG GTACAACATGGTCAAACAGGGTCTTATCAAGGATCCTGTCTTCTCATTTTGGCTCAACCGAAATACAGAGGAAGAACAAGGCGGAGAAATCGTATTTGGTGGGGTTGATCCTAATCACTATAAGGGAGAAATAACTTATGTTCCAGTCACACAGAAAGGTTATTGGCAG TTTGATATGGGTGATGTTCTTATCGATGGTAAAGCTACTG GTTACTGTGAAAGTGGGTGCTCTGCAATAGCGGATTCAGGGACTTCTCTCTTGGCTGGTCCAACG GCCATAATCACTATGATTAATCAAGCCATTGGAGCCTCTGGAGTTGCTAGCCAACAATGCAAATCTGTAGTGGAGCAGTACGGGCAGACGATCATGGATTTGCTGTTAGCAGAG GCACATCCAAAGAAGATTTGTTCACAGGTTGGAGTATGCACCTTTGATGGAAACCGCGGAGTTAG TATGGGAATTGACAGTGTTGTAGACGAGAAAGCTGGCAGATCCACAGGACTGCAGGATGGTATGTGCTCTGCTTGTGAAATGGCGGTCATATGGATGGAGAATCAACTGAGACAAAACCAGACTCAAGATCGCATATTAAACTATGTGAATGAG CTTTGCGAGCGTCTCCCAAGCCCATTGGGGGAATCAGCTGTTGACTGTGGAAAGCTTTCTTCAATGCCTAAAGTCTCTTTCACAATTGGTGGCAAAGTGTTTGATCTCTCCCCAAATGAG TACATACTCAAGGTGGGCGAGGGTGCTAAGGCACAATGTATTAGTGGTTTCACTGGCTTGGACATTCCTCCTCCCCGCGGACCTCTCTG GATCTTGGGTGATATTTTCATGGGTCGATATCACACAGTTTTCGATTATGGCAAACTCAGAGTTGGATTTGCTGAAGCAGCTTAA
- the LOC104239553 gene encoding aspartic proteinase-like isoform X2 yields the protein MGAKAFLVAMFLSALLFPFASSSNDGLMRIGLKKMKFDQNNRLAARIESKEGDVLRGSIRKYNFRGKLGDFEDTDIVALKNYMDAQYFGEIGVGTPPQKFTVIFDTGSSNLWVPSSKCYFSVPCFFHSKYKSSESSTYKKNGKSAAIQYGSGAISGFFSQDNVKVGDLVVTDQEFIEATREPSVTFLVAKFDGILGLGFQEISVGNAVPVWYNMVKQGLIKDPVFSFWLNRNTEEEQGGEIVFGGVDPNHYKGEITYVPVTQKGYWQFDMGDVLIDGKATGYCESGCSAIADSGTSLLAGPTAIITMINQAIGASGVASQQCKSVVEQYGQTIMDLLLAEAHPKKICSQVGVCTFDGNRGVSMGIDSVVDEKAGRSTGLQDGMCSACEMAVIWMENQLRQNQTQDRILNYVNELCERLPSPLGESAVDCGKLSSMPKVSFTIGGKVFDLSPNEYILKVGEGAKAQCISGFTGLDIPPPRGPLWILGDIFMGRYHTVFDYGKLRVGFAEAA from the exons ATGGGAGCAAAAGCATTTCTTGTTGCTATGTTTCTCTCAGCACTGTTATTTCCTTTTGCCTCCTCATCCAATGATGGCTTGATGAGAATTGGcttgaaaaaaatgaaatttgatcaaaATAATCGGCTTGCTGCACGCATTGAGTCAAAGGAAGGGGATGTTTTGAGGGGGTCGATTAGGAAGTATAACTTCCGTGGTAAACTGGGGGACTTTGAGGATACAGACATTGTAGCATTGAAGAACTATATGGATGCTCAATACTTTGGGGAGATTGGTGTAGGCACTCCACCTCAGAAGTTCACTGTAATCTTTGACACAGGTAGCTCGAATTTGTGGGTGCCGTCGTCGAAGTGCTATTTCTCT GTTCCCTGTTTCTTTCATTCCAAGTACAAATCAAGTGAATCAAGTACTTATAAGAAGAATG GGAAGTCTGCTGCAATTCAGTATGGTAGTGGAGCTATTTCTGGATTCTTCAGTCAAGATAACGTCAAAGTTGGTGACCTTGTTGTAACAGATCAG GAATTTATTGAGGCAACCAGAGAACCCAGCGTGACATTTTTGGTAGCCAAGTTTGACGGTATATTGGGTCTTGGATTCCAGGAGATTTCAGTTGGAAATGCTGTTCCAGTGTG GTACAACATGGTCAAACAGGGTCTTATCAAGGATCCTGTCTTCTCATTTTGGCTCAACCGAAATACAGAGGAAGAACAAGGCGGAGAAATCGTATTTGGTGGGGTTGATCCTAATCACTATAAGGGAGAAATAACTTATGTTCCAGTCACACAGAAAGGTTATTGGCAG TTTGATATGGGTGATGTTCTTATCGATGGTAAAGCTACTG GTTACTGTGAAAGTGGGTGCTCTGCAATAGCGGATTCAGGGACTTCTCTCTTGGCTGGTCCAACG GCCATAATCACTATGATTAATCAAGCCATTGGAGCCTCTGGAGTTGCTAGCCAACAATGCAAATCTGTAGTGGAGCAGTACGGGCAGACGATCATGGATTTGCTGTTAGCAGAG GCACATCCAAAGAAGATTTGTTCACAGGTTGGAGTATGCACCTTTGATGGAAACCGCGGAGTTAG TATGGGAATTGACAGTGTTGTAGACGAGAAAGCTGGCAGATCCACAGGACTGCAGGATGGTATGTGCTCTGCTTGTGAAATGGCGGTCATATGGATGGAGAATCAACTGAGACAAAACCAGACTCAAGATCGCATATTAAACTATGTGAATGAG CTTTGCGAGCGTCTCCCAAGCCCATTGGGGGAATCAGCTGTTGACTGTGGAAAGCTTTCTTCAATGCCTAAAGTCTCTTTCACAATTGGTGGCAAAGTGTTTGATCTCTCCCCAAATGAG TACATACTCAAGGTGGGCGAGGGTGCTAAGGCACAATGTATTAGTGGTTTCACTGGCTTGGACATTCCTCCTCCCCGCGGACCTCTCTG GATCTTGGGTGATATTTTCATGGGTCGATATCACACAGTTTTCGATTATGGCAAACTCAGAGTTGGATTTGCTGAAGCAGCTTAA